One Archangium violaceum genomic window, AGCTGCTGACGGCCTGCTGTCTGCTTCTCCATCGCCTCTGGCGGAGCCTGGGGCCTTGGCCTGTACCTGCCCCTGTTTCTCTTCCCCCTCCCTCGCCGGGCCGTCGGGGACGGCTTCATGCCGTTTCAGCTCCGCCCTCCTCGGCTCCTCCTACTTCGGCCGTCAGGCGCTGACCCGAACCTGTTGGGTGATGGGGCGCACCACGACCCGGGCCCCCTTTCCATCATCCAGTCGGTCCGATTCCGGGCCGATCTCCCCCATCTACGCTGCGCGGTAACACTCCGGGGCCTGGGCCTCGCCCAGGCCTGCCGCACGGCCTTTGCGGAAGGCAAGCTGGACATGGCGGATGTAGACTTCCGTATCGCTGACGCTTCAGGAGAGGGCTATGGATTCAAGGAGCTTTCCCTGGCGCTCTCCAGGCTATTGAGGACGCGCAGAGAGACGATGCCACTGTGGCTTCCCGCAGAGTCCCTGGGCGAGATAGGCGCGGCTTCAGGCCTCGTGGCCCTGGCTTGGGCCTCCGTGGCCATGCGCCACGGCTATGCGCCCGGGCCCCGGGCGCTCGTAACCACATCCGATGAAGCCGGAGGAAGAGCAGCGGCCGTCTTGCGCGGACCTGACACCTACACACCACGAGGGATGCCCTGATGAAGGTATTTGCCAATGGCAATGAAGTCGCCTGTGCTGACGGGGACGGAAAGGTAGTGGCGGCCTTCCCAGACGTCTGCATGAGTCCTCCTCCCCCGCCAGCCGGGCCGGTGCCGGTGCCTTACCCGAATACTTCGTTCTCCCGGGACATGAAGCAGGGCACGAAGCGCGTAACGATTAATGGGAAGCCCGTCATGCTACGCGACCAATCGTTCTATGCCACCTCTCCTCTCGGGAACGAGGCGGCTACACGCAACTTTGGTGGCAGCCTAGTGACGCACACCATCACCGGAAAGACATACTTCACCTCCTGGTCCATGGATGTGCTCATGGAAGGAAAAATGTCACCCGCCATATCGACCTCACCACCTCGAATCACGCAAGCTACCCGGGCTCTACCCCTCCGTACCCAAATCTTTCATCCAGTCAACTGCTGGCCCACCAGCGCATCAAGCTCAAGCAGTGCCCCTGCTGTGGAGAGCCGGGCTGCCCAGCAGCCTTCCGCGAAGGCGATGAGCCTCTGTCGCTCGAGGACTTCTACGGAGTGAATGAAAAGGACGAAAGGGGAAATCCCACGCCCAGAGCTAAACGTCGCAGCGACATTTTGGCCACCATGCGCGCGATGAAGGAGAAAGAGTGCACCTGCGAAGGGCGAGTCTTCCCCACCCCGCCGTGCGACGTCTTTCGTGCTAAGGGTGTTGTTTCAACGGGCTCTATCGAAACTGCGTGGAAAGGCGAATTAGAGGACGCACGCACCGGCAAGCGTGTATCTATTTCCCTAGTCTATCAGGCGGAATTTCTTTCCAAGAATCCGGGCATCATCGAGCGATTTGTCGCCAGGAACCCTCGAGAGGAGCCACCACGCCGCAGCGGCGGATTCAAGAAAGTAGACCACCTCACCCCCAAGACTGCTGGAGGCTGCCCAATAAACCCAGGGAACCTTCAGCCGCATGACCTCCTATGCAAAGTCTGCAAGACCATCGACGACGTGTTCACTGCTTGGCAGGCGGACAAGCCTGAAGGGTTCCACGAGCGCTTCCGAAGCTCTGGTGCCAACAGGTCAAGGCTCAGAAGTATCTCCCCGCCATCTTGGATGAAGCCAAAAAAGCAATAGGCCTCACACGTCACGGACGCGAAAACCATGCCCCAAAGACGCCTGACATTCTACGAAAACAGACTTAACCCCCAGAGAGACGGTTACTTTCCAGTCCCCACTCCCGCCAATCATCCAGAGCTGCTACGCAATGAGGATAGGAAGCTCTGGCTCCGCACTGAGGAAATCTTTGAATTTCTCAAGGCTGGGCGCTTTGAGCACCTGCAGGAGATCTTGTCCATCTACCATTCCGCGAGAGATGGACTCCTTCGGGCCACCATTTGCACCCTTCTGGGGGACGCCGCCACCTTTGACTGTTTCCAGCAGATGCGCGAGGACCTCGAGAGAATGCAAAGGGCCGCGAGGGAGACGCGAACTCAGGATGCGATGTATGACTATCGCGACATGGCTCTTGACTTCTGTGACGCATTCGCCACTTGGGGGCTTCTTGATGCCGTGCCTGTAATTGTAGACCACTACCTCACGCTTCGCAGCAACAAGGTAACAGATATCCGACTGTTCCCGGCGCTATTATCAACGATAATGGAGCGAGAGGTGAGCATCATCTCAACGGAGCCGCCTGACGATGGCTTGGAGGAGTATTTGGGGCTCATCCTTCAACGCCATGAGGCTCTTTGCTCCCAATACGAAGGAGGAAATATTCTGCTATTCCAGGGTAAGCAGTCAGGCGTGAAGAGCTATGCCAACATTCTGGCGCACGATATGGACGAGGCGTGGCACTTGAAGCTCGAGCTTCGTCGCCGTTTTGAGGCATCAACTGGGATTGATTGTCACGACATGTATGTAGATAAGGTCTTCCAGCCGCTCGCGGCGGCTCGGATTGCCGAGGCCTTGCTCAACAGCCCGGAGGCAGCGAAATACAAAGAGGGTGTTCGCTACTTCTTCGGCCACGAAATTCCGGATTGAAGCGCCTTTCAAAGCCAGTGCATGAGGGCATTGAAGAGAATGGTGCAACAGCCGAGTTGGAGGAGAGCGTAGTGGATGTCATCGCGCCGCTCATAGCGGATGGTGAGTCGGCGCATGCGGCGCAGCCATGCGCTCCGCCTTCCAGCGGTGACGTCCGAAGCGCTGGCAGGAGTCAATACCTCGGCGGGCGATGCGCGGCTGGATGTGACGCAGGCGCAGCCCTCGACGGATGAAGCGATGGTCATACGCCTTGTCGGCGTGAAGCCTGGCGGGGCGCTTGCGAGGGCGGCCCCGCGGACTCCTCACCGGGCGGATGCCGTCGAGCAGCGGCAGCGCTTCCTTGCAGTCGTTAACGTCGGCGGCCGTCAGCGACTGCGCCAGGGGCAGCCCCTGGCCG contains:
- a CDS encoding PAAR-like domain-containing protein, which produces MSPPPPPAGPVPVPYPNTSFSRDMKQGTKRVTINGKPVMLRDQSFYATSPLGNEAATRNFGGSLVTHTITGKTYFTSWSMDVLMEGKMSPAISTSPPRITQATRALPLRTQIFHPVNCWPTSASSSSSAPAVESRAAQQPSAKAMSLCRSRTSTE
- a CDS encoding transposase; its protein translation is MVDGQGLPLAQSLTAADVNDCKEALPLLDGIRPVRSPRGRPRKRPARLHADKAYDHRFIRRGLRLRHIQPRIARRGIDSCQRFGRHRWKAERMAAPHAPTHHPL